The window AGACTATTGCTCCTGCAAACCCCTACCTAAGATAGAGGGGCAGATAGTCAAAGGAAAATATCATGCCCGCCAATTCGACGGTCAAACAACTCGTCAAGATTCTCATTGGTGCAGCTTGGATTGATGGCAAAATTCAGCAAGAGGAACGGGAGTATCTTCAGCGAGTTGCCAAAGAAACAGGAGTCGCCGATGACCCGGAGATTCAGCCGCTATTGTATGAACTCAGGGCAGTTTTACCGGATGAGTGTTATGCCTGGATGAAAGAATATTTAGGTGATCGTCCTAGTTCAGAAGATTATCAGCGCCTGATTGAAGCTCTAAGCGCCTTAATTTATAGCGATGGCGAGGTAGCCACAGAGGAAGCGAAACTTTTAACTCGCTTGCAACTGCTCGACCCCAATAGTGGAACAACACCTAAGTCACGTCAAAACAACGTCCTCAAAGCCATTCAAAAACTTTACCGTCGCTGGATTGACCAACAAACCTAACCCTTGAGGCTAGCGATACACTCACCTTGGTATCTTCTTCTTTCTTCGATCTAAGGATGAAAGCTAGAGGCTGGGGATTGGATTAGGGTAACCACTCACGACCCCTAGTCTAATATTCTGATGCGCTAGGGCGATACCTGTACACAAGAACCTATTTTTCTTAGAAGGCAACTAATTAACGGATTAGGCGTCTTTGAACATGAAGAACTTCATCAACGGTTCAGCTAAAAAACAGCGAAATTGAGCATTTTGCTGTAAAATTCATCAAAACTTTATACTAGGAAAGTTTTAGGAACATTTATCGCCATCTCAGGTCTATTTTCTCA of the Allocoleopsis franciscana PCC 7113 genome contains:
- a CDS encoding tellurite resistance TerB family protein; translation: MPANSTVKQLVKILIGAAWIDGKIQQEEREYLQRVAKETGVADDPEIQPLLYELRAVLPDECYAWMKEYLGDRPSSEDYQRLIEALSALIYSDGEVATEEAKLLTRLQLLDPNSGTTPKSRQNNVLKAIQKLYRRWIDQQT